A section of the Petrimonas sulfuriphila genome encodes:
- a CDS encoding pyridoxal phosphate-dependent aminotransferase gives MNPLSARLQSLSPSETFAMAQKSNELKAQGIDVINMSVGEPDFSTPDHIKEAAKKAIDNNFSFYSPVPGFPELRKAICAKLKNENNLDVDPTQIVVSSGAKQSLCNVILSIVDKGEEVIIPAPYWVSYPEMVKIAEGKPVFVYAGIEQDFKITAEQLEKSITPKTRALILCSPSNPTGSVYTRDELKSLAAVLAKHPGIYVISDEIYEHINYVGRHESIAQFEEVRERVIVVNGVSKGYAMTGWRIGWIAAPKWIASACGLLQGQYTSGASSISQKAAEAAYTGNQDCVEEMRVAFERRKNLITKLLKEIPALKVNDPKGAFYVFVECSSYLGKQFDEKRIDTATDLAMYLLEQGHVACVGGDAFGAPGHIRFSYATSDENIEKAVSRVKGALEKLR, from the coding sequence ATGAATCCTCTATCAGCAAGACTGCAATCACTCTCTCCATCCGAAACATTCGCGATGGCACAAAAAAGCAACGAGCTAAAAGCTCAGGGAATTGACGTAATTAATATGAGTGTCGGCGAACCCGATTTTTCCACACCCGACCACATAAAAGAAGCCGCCAAGAAGGCGATAGACAATAATTTTTCCTTCTATTCACCTGTTCCAGGATTTCCCGAGCTAAGGAAAGCCATTTGCGCGAAACTGAAAAACGAGAACAACCTGGATGTTGATCCGACACAAATAGTGGTTTCGAGTGGAGCCAAACAATCGCTCTGCAATGTCATCTTATCCATTGTAGATAAAGGGGAAGAGGTAATCATTCCCGCCCCCTACTGGGTGAGCTATCCGGAGATGGTAAAAATTGCCGAAGGGAAGCCGGTCTTCGTGTATGCCGGTATCGAACAGGATTTCAAAATCACCGCAGAACAACTGGAGAAGTCCATTACCCCCAAAACAAGGGCATTGATTTTATGCTCTCCGTCTAACCCGACAGGAAGTGTCTACACGCGCGATGAATTGAAATCACTGGCCGCTGTTTTGGCAAAACACCCCGGTATCTATGTTATTTCCGACGAGATCTACGAACACATCAACTACGTAGGAAGGCACGAGAGCATCGCTCAGTTCGAAGAAGTCCGTGAGCGGGTAATCGTAGTCAACGGAGTTTCCAAAGGATACGCCATGACAGGCTGGCGCATCGGATGGATTGCTGCGCCAAAATGGATTGCTTCCGCCTGTGGGTTACTGCAGGGACAATACACATCGGGAGCATCGTCGATCTCACAAAAAGCAGCCGAGGCTGCCTACACCGGGAATCAGGATTGTGTTGAAGAAATGCGTGTTGCATTTGAAAGGAGAAAAAACCTGATCACAAAGCTCCTGAAAGAAATTCCGGCATTGAAAGTCAATGACCCCAAGGGCGCGTTCTACGTTTTTGTTGAATGCAGCAGTTACCTGGGGAAACAATTTGACGAAAAGAGAATTGACACAGCAACTGATTTGGCCATGTATCTTCTGGAACAGGGACACGTTGCCTGCGTGGGCGGCGATGCTTTCGGCGCACCGGGCCACATCCGCTTCTCTTATGCCACATCGGATGAGAATATAGAAAAAGCCGTTTCCAGGGTAAAGGGTGCACTGGAAAAACTGAGATAA
- the priA gene encoding primosomal protein N': MLFADVILPLPLAESFTYVVPAEMQEKIGTGFRVVVPFGKRKYYTAVVLRLHHKPPKGVEIKEIHSLTDSHPVVNEHQIRLWEWISFYYLSPLGDVYKAALPSMMKPQDLEERYRSRTETYIRLNTGIHDIDRLTGRSKKQAELYQALRQLFLEEGREGIPKKEITAKTGYSNTVLKGLTEKNIVIQYPEEVSRIDTHFVSSRKAFNLNDHQQKALEEINRSFEEKNVCLLHGVTSSGKTEIYIHLIEEQLNQGKQTLYLVPEIALTTQLTSRLQAVFGDKLGIYHSKINDNERTEIWQKMLSDSPYEIVIGVRSSLFVPFRQLGLVIVDEEHETSYKQQEPAPRYHARDTAIVLAQTFGAKTLLGSATPSIETYYNAKTGKYGLVTLEKRFENIELPRITLENTRELRRTKKMKTLLAPGLIEKINTALGSGEQVILFRNRRGFAPMLECKLCGWIPKCNHCDVSLTYHKNRGELKCHYCNKTYKPVGECPVCHEKSIEPVGMGTEKLEEEVIQLFPSATVARMDTDTTQGKYAYEKIISDFQKNKVQILVGTQMLSKGLDFENVSLVGIVSADGLLNRPDFRSHERGFQLMLQAAGRAGRKNRQGEVVIQTADPGQPIYRYLETNDYEGFYHSQLEERKLFNYPPYKRLISIVFKHKDEHKVESGSAFFARLLQQSLGEMVLGPNKPFISRIQQYHLRQILLKLDNHLSPAKTRQFIKSVESRFREKQDFKYLVLYFDVDVMG; encoded by the coding sequence ATGTTGTTTGCTGATGTAATCCTGCCACTTCCCTTAGCCGAATCTTTTACCTACGTTGTTCCTGCAGAGATGCAGGAAAAGATAGGTACCGGATTCAGGGTGGTTGTTCCTTTCGGGAAACGGAAGTATTACACAGCGGTGGTCCTAAGGCTACACCATAAGCCGCCAAAAGGAGTTGAAATAAAAGAAATCCATTCCCTCACCGATTCACATCCGGTTGTAAACGAACATCAGATTCGTTTGTGGGAATGGATCTCTTTTTATTATTTGTCACCGTTGGGGGATGTTTATAAGGCAGCCTTGCCATCGATGATGAAGCCACAGGATCTGGAGGAAAGGTATAGATCCAGAACGGAAACCTATATCCGGCTCAACACAGGCATCCATGATATTGACCGGCTTACCGGGCGGTCTAAAAAACAAGCTGAACTTTATCAAGCACTTAGGCAATTATTTTTGGAAGAAGGCAGGGAGGGCATTCCGAAAAAGGAAATTACTGCAAAAACCGGCTACAGCAATACTGTTTTAAAGGGGTTGACGGAGAAAAACATAGTGATCCAGTACCCGGAAGAGGTGAGCCGGATCGATACGCATTTTGTATCATCGCGTAAGGCGTTTAACTTAAATGACCATCAGCAAAAGGCACTGGAAGAGATAAACCGTTCATTTGAAGAAAAAAATGTTTGTCTTTTACACGGGGTTACATCGAGCGGGAAAACCGAAATTTACATCCACCTCATCGAAGAGCAGCTGAATCAAGGGAAACAAACGCTTTATCTGGTTCCCGAAATCGCCCTCACCACACAACTGACTTCACGGCTTCAGGCGGTTTTTGGAGATAAACTCGGAATCTATCACTCCAAAATAAACGATAATGAACGTACTGAGATCTGGCAAAAAATGCTATCGGATTCGCCTTATGAAATCGTTATCGGCGTAAGGTCGTCGCTATTCGTGCCTTTCCGCCAACTGGGGCTGGTAATCGTGGATGAGGAGCACGAAACCAGTTACAAGCAACAGGAACCAGCGCCCCGGTATCACGCGCGTGATACAGCCATAGTACTGGCTCAAACTTTTGGTGCAAAGACATTGCTAGGATCGGCTACACCGTCCATCGAAACGTATTACAACGCTAAAACCGGGAAATACGGACTTGTAACCCTCGAAAAACGATTTGAAAATATCGAACTTCCCCGCATCACACTGGAGAACACCCGGGAGCTCCGCCGAACAAAGAAAATGAAAACGCTACTTGCCCCTGGACTGATCGAAAAGATAAACACGGCCCTGGGATCGGGCGAGCAGGTGATTCTGTTTCGCAACCGGCGCGGGTTTGCTCCTATGCTGGAATGCAAGCTTTGCGGCTGGATCCCAAAATGCAACCACTGTGACGTATCACTTACCTACCACAAGAATCGCGGGGAGCTGAAATGTCATTACTGCAACAAGACGTATAAACCGGTCGGTGAATGTCCTGTTTGTCACGAAAAAAGCATAGAGCCTGTCGGCATGGGTACCGAGAAGCTGGAAGAAGAAGTGATACAACTTTTCCCCAGTGCCACTGTCGCACGGATGGACACCGATACCACACAAGGGAAATACGCTTACGAGAAGATAATCTCCGATTTTCAGAAAAATAAAGTGCAAATTTTAGTAGGTACTCAAATGCTCTCGAAAGGGTTGGATTTCGAGAATGTGAGCCTTGTAGGGATTGTCTCAGCAGACGGATTGCTCAATCGACCCGATTTCCGTTCGCACGAACGCGGCTTTCAGCTGATGTTACAGGCCGCCGGACGTGCCGGCAGAAAAAACCGGCAAGGTGAAGTTGTCATTCAGACCGCCGATCCGGGGCAACCGATTTACCGATACCTGGAGACAAACGATTACGAAGGTTTCTACCACTCCCAGCTAGAGGAACGAAAGTTATTCAACTATCCCCCTTACAAGCGGTTAATTTCCATTGTATTTAAACACAAAGACGAACACAAAGTGGAATCGGGGTCTGCATTTTTCGCCCGGTTATTACAACAATCGCTTGGTGAAATGGTGCTCGGTCCAAACAAACCGTTTATCAGCCGTATTCAACAATATCATCTCCGCCAGATTCTGCTCAAGCTCGACAACCATTTGTCCCCTGCCAAAACCCGACAATTCATTAAATCCGTTGAATCCCGCTTTCGCGAAAAACAGGATTTTAAATATTTGGTGTTGTATTTTGATGTGGATGTGATGGGTTAA
- a CDS encoding endonuclease/exonuclease/phosphatase family protein, producing the protein MKRLPFFFLLFFSIILIGCSTTKKSLTMNIATFNVLMDTKKDHPNAWKYRKEMVKGLVRFHDFDIVGTQEAFKHQLTDVLELGNYAYTGSGRDDGKDAGEHSAIVYKKERFDLLENGDFWFAENPDVPGKGWDATCCNRICSWAKFKDKETGKVFFVFNSHYDHEGREARRNSSLLLLKKIEEIAGDNTVFCTGDFNATPDDEPIQILRNDGRLKDSYLISVQPPYGTEGTFNALNLNSPMKGRIDYIWVTEGVKVNKYGVLNELPYARFPSDHFPVMVNVTF; encoded by the coding sequence ATGAAACGATTACCGTTCTTTTTTCTGCTGTTTTTCAGCATAATTTTAATAGGATGTTCAACAACCAAAAAAAGCCTCACGATGAATATTGCTACGTTTAACGTCCTGATGGACACCAAAAAAGATCATCCGAATGCTTGGAAGTATCGCAAGGAGATGGTGAAGGGGCTGGTTCGTTTTCACGATTTTGATATTGTGGGTACACAGGAGGCGTTTAAGCATCAGCTGACGGATGTTCTTGAGCTTGGAAATTATGCTTACACCGGTTCAGGGCGCGACGATGGAAAGGATGCCGGTGAACACTCAGCCATTGTTTATAAAAAAGAGAGGTTCGATCTGTTGGAGAACGGAGATTTCTGGTTTGCTGAAAACCCTGACGTGCCGGGTAAAGGCTGGGACGCTACCTGTTGCAACAGGATCTGTTCATGGGCAAAGTTTAAAGACAAAGAAACAGGGAAAGTGTTTTTTGTTTTCAACTCACATTACGATCATGAGGGGCGTGAAGCTCGAAGAAATTCGTCGTTGTTGCTCTTAAAGAAAATAGAAGAGATTGCCGGAGACAATACCGTTTTCTGCACCGGGGATTTTAACGCTACGCCCGATGATGAACCCATACAAATCCTGAGGAATGACGGAAGGCTGAAAGATTCCTACTTGATTTCGGTGCAGCCGCCTTACGGGACGGAAGGAACGTTTAATGCATTGAACTTGAATTCTCCCATGAAGGGACGAATTGATTATATATGGGTTACGGAAGGGGTGAAAGTGAATAAATACGGCGTACTGAATGAATTGCCATACGCCCGTTTTCCGTCCGATCATTTTCCGGTGATGGTCAACGTCACGTTCTAA
- a CDS encoding PorT family protein, with translation MKTKKLWMILLAFLLMGGTVSAQLRFGIRGEVGINKPSFTKDVYSVENMNDFKVGPTLEFMLPVVDFGIEGSVLYSNEKMNIKTVNDQGIKTVAEDISNHSIDVPVNLKYKIGLISPVKIFLAAGPYANFWLAGDDFKSEVFMDKVEAKKFQAGVNLGAGLEVINHVAVGFNYRMKLTDDYSVYEPAFEDIFNQKDGFWSITATLFF, from the coding sequence ATGAAAACAAAGAAATTATGGATGATCCTCCTGGCCTTTCTATTGATGGGAGGTACGGTAAGTGCTCAATTACGGTTTGGCATAAGAGGAGAAGTAGGTATCAACAAACCTTCCTTTACCAAGGACGTATATTCAGTAGAAAACATGAATGACTTCAAGGTGGGCCCTACATTGGAATTTATGCTCCCTGTTGTTGATTTTGGAATTGAAGGATCGGTTTTATACAGCAACGAGAAAATGAATATAAAAACCGTAAATGATCAGGGAATCAAAACTGTAGCTGAAGATATCTCCAATCATTCCATCGACGTTCCTGTAAACTTAAAATACAAAATCGGGCTTATCTCCCCGGTAAAAATTTTTCTGGCTGCCGGTCCTTACGCTAATTTCTGGCTAGCGGGGGATGATTTTAAATCTGAAGTCTTTATGGACAAGGTAGAGGCAAAAAAATTTCAAGCAGGCGTTAATCTGGGAGCCGGCCTGGAAGTGATCAACCACGTAGCTGTAGGCTTTAATTACAGGATGAAATTAACCGATGACTACTCTGTATATGAACCCGCCTTTGAAGATATTTTTAATCAGAAGGATGGATTTTGGTCCATTACCGCTACCCTGTTTTTCTAA
- a CDS encoding peroxiredoxin, translating into MSVLVGKRAPVFWAPAVLDGNIIEDNFSLDNYLGKKYVVFFFYPADFTFVCPTELHAFQEKIAAFENRDTVVVACSTDSAVSHWKWLQTPKSDGGIQGVTYPIVADHALTISMAYDVLAGEYDTDSSDNPIFVGAPEAYRGLFLIDKAGIVRHQVVNDMPLGRSVDEVLRVIDALQFTEEHGEVCPADWHKGDKGLIATQDGIASYLSEK; encoded by the coding sequence ATGTCAGTATTAGTAGGAAAAAGAGCGCCTGTTTTTTGGGCACCCGCAGTTCTTGACGGGAACATCATTGAGGATAATTTCTCATTGGACAATTATTTAGGAAAAAAATATGTGGTTTTTTTCTTTTATCCCGCAGATTTTACATTTGTCTGCCCAACTGAATTGCACGCCTTTCAAGAAAAAATAGCAGCGTTTGAAAATCGCGACACAGTAGTTGTGGCTTGTTCTACCGACTCTGCAGTTTCACACTGGAAATGGCTGCAAACGCCAAAATCAGATGGGGGGATTCAGGGTGTCACCTATCCCATTGTAGCTGATCATGCGTTGACAATCTCCATGGCTTACGATGTACTTGCAGGAGAATACGATACCGATTCATCGGATAATCCGATTTTCGTAGGTGCCCCTGAAGCATACCGGGGATTGTTCCTGATCGACAAAGCCGGCATAGTCCGTCATCAGGTTGTGAACGATATGCCTTTAGGAAGAAGCGTTGACGAGGTACTAAGGGTGATCGACGCACTCCAGTTTACCGAGGAGCACGGTGAAGTGTGCCCCGCTGATTGGCACAAGGGGGACAAAGGCCTTATCGCAACTCAGGACGGGATTGCTTCGTATCTTTCCGAAAAGTAA
- a CDS encoding succinate dehydrogenase/fumarate reductase iron-sulfur subunit — protein sequence MDKNININVKVWRQKGPKAKGNFETYALKEISQGSSFLEMMDILNEQLINEGKDPVVFDHDCREGICGMCSLYINGHPHGPDEDITTCQLHMRKFNDGDTITVEPWRSAGFPVIRDLMVDRTAFDKIIQAGGYVSVNTGGVPDGNAIPIPKHAADEAMDAAACIGCGACVATCKNGSAMLFVSAKVSQLALLPQGQVERVKRAKAMVAKMDELGFGNCTNTGACEQECPKNISISHIARLNREFLKAKIKD from the coding sequence ATGGACAAAAATATAAATATCAACGTAAAAGTCTGGCGTCAAAAAGGCCCGAAAGCCAAAGGAAATTTTGAGACCTACGCATTGAAAGAGATCTCGCAGGGCAGTTCATTCCTCGAAATGATGGACATTCTGAACGAACAACTCATCAACGAAGGGAAGGATCCGGTTGTTTTTGATCACGATTGCCGCGAAGGGATTTGCGGAATGTGCAGTTTGTATATCAACGGCCATCCGCACGGACCCGATGAAGACATTACCACCTGCCAGCTCCACATGCGCAAATTCAACGATGGAGACACCATTACAGTTGAGCCTTGGCGTTCAGCGGGATTTCCCGTAATCCGGGACCTGATGGTCGACAGAACAGCTTTCGATAAAATTATCCAGGCTGGTGGCTATGTTTCGGTAAACACCGGTGGCGTTCCCGACGGAAATGCAATTCCAATTCCCAAACATGCCGCAGATGAAGCCATGGATGCTGCCGCCTGTATCGGATGTGGAGCCTGTGTGGCAACCTGCAAAAACGGATCAGCCATGCTTTTCGTTTCGGCAAAAGTGAGCCAGTTGGCTTTGCTCCCGCAAGGACAAGTAGAGCGTGTTAAACGCGCCAAGGCGATGGTAGCAAAAATGGACGAACTCGGCTTCGGTAACTGTACCAATACGGGTGCTTGTGAACAGGAATGTCCCAAGAATATATCCATCAGCCATATCGCCCGCTTGAACCGCGAGTTTCTGAAAGCAAAAATAAAGGACTAA
- a CDS encoding fumarate reductase/succinate dehydrogenase flavoprotein subunit, whose amino-acid sequence MKLDSKIPKGPLAEKWSSYKANQKLVNPANKRRLDIIVVGTGLAGASAAASLGELGFNVLNFCIQDSPRRAHSIAAQGGINAAKNYQNDGDSVYRLFYDTIKGGDYRAREANVYRLAEVSNNIIDQCVAQGVPFAREYGGLLDNRSFGGAQVSRTFYARGQTGQQLLLGAYSALSRAVNKKQVKLYTRYEMVDLVIIDGRARGIIARNLVTGKLERFAAHAVVIATGGYGNTFFLSTNAMTSNGSAAWQCYKKGAYFANPCMAQIHPTCIPVHGEFQSKLTLMSESLRNDGRIWVPRKLEDAQAIREGKLRPTEIKEEDRDYYLERRYPAFGNLVPRDVASRAAKERCDAGYGVGTTGLAVYLDFADAIKRLGKDVVEARYGNLFQMYEKIVDDNPYETPMMIYPAIHYTMGGIWVDYELMTSIPGLFAIGEANFSDHGANRLGASALMQGLADGYFVLPYTIQSYLSDQIRVPRFSTDSPEFEKAEKDIDARMERLMSIKGNHSVDHFHKKLGHIMWDLVGMGREADGLKKAIEELKVLKKEFWADVRIPGEKSSLNIELEKALRLADFIEIGELMAHDALDREESCGGHFRLEHQTEEGEALRHDDRFSYVSCWEYQGEEKAPVMYKEPLDYEFIVRQQRNYKS is encoded by the coding sequence ATAAAGTTGGATTCTAAAATTCCAAAAGGTCCTTTGGCCGAAAAATGGTCATCTTACAAGGCGAACCAAAAACTGGTAAACCCTGCCAACAAGCGCCGACTCGATATAATTGTCGTAGGGACGGGACTTGCCGGAGCATCGGCAGCAGCATCACTGGGCGAGTTGGGATTCAATGTGTTGAATTTCTGCATCCAGGATTCACCTCGCCGCGCCCACTCCATTGCTGCACAGGGAGGGATCAATGCTGCAAAAAACTATCAAAACGATGGTGACTCAGTATACCGCTTGTTCTACGACACGATTAAAGGAGGTGACTACCGCGCACGCGAAGCCAATGTTTACCGCCTAGCCGAAGTTTCCAACAACATCATCGACCAGTGCGTGGCCCAGGGTGTTCCTTTTGCCCGCGAATACGGGGGTTTGCTCGACAACCGCTCCTTCGGGGGTGCGCAGGTATCCCGGACTTTTTATGCCCGCGGACAAACCGGCCAGCAATTGCTCCTGGGTGCTTACAGTGCGTTGAGCCGTGCCGTAAATAAGAAACAAGTAAAACTATATACGCGTTACGAGATGGTTGACCTTGTGATCATCGACGGGCGTGCCCGCGGTATCATAGCCCGTAATCTCGTGACCGGAAAGTTGGAAAGATTTGCTGCTCACGCGGTTGTGATCGCTACCGGCGGATACGGAAATACCTTCTTCCTCTCCACCAATGCCATGACCTCCAACGGATCAGCTGCCTGGCAGTGCTACAAAAAAGGGGCTTATTTTGCCAATCCCTGCATGGCGCAGATTCACCCGACGTGTATTCCTGTTCACGGTGAATTCCAATCGAAACTGACGCTTATGTCGGAGTCGTTGCGCAATGACGGCAGGATATGGGTTCCCAGAAAGCTTGAGGATGCTCAGGCTATCCGTGAAGGAAAACTAAGGCCGACAGAAATAAAGGAAGAAGATCGCGATTACTACCTGGAACGCCGCTACCCCGCTTTCGGGAACCTTGTCCCCCGCGACGTGGCATCACGCGCAGCCAAGGAACGCTGCGACGCAGGCTACGGAGTCGGAACAACCGGGTTGGCCGTTTATCTTGATTTCGCCGATGCCATCAAACGTCTGGGAAAAGATGTGGTGGAAGCCCGTTACGGGAACCTTTTCCAGATGTATGAAAAGATCGTCGACGACAACCCATATGAAACCCCGATGATGATCTATCCCGCCATCCACTATACCATGGGTGGAATTTGGGTTGATTACGAACTGATGACCTCCATACCCGGACTCTTTGCCATTGGCGAAGCCAACTTCTCCGATCACGGCGCGAACCGCCTGGGCGCCTCCGCATTGATGCAGGGATTAGCCGACGGATATTTTGTTCTGCCCTACACCATACAAAGTTATCTGTCCGACCAGATCAGGGTACCCAGGTTCAGCACCGACAGCCCCGAGTTTGAAAAAGCAGAAAAAGATATTGATGCACGTATGGAAAGGCTCATGAGCATAAAAGGCAACCATTCCGTGGACCACTTCCATAAGAAACTCGGACACATCATGTGGGATTTAGTCGGAATGGGACGTGAAGCAGATGGCTTAAAGAAAGCTATCGAAGAGTTGAAGGTATTGAAAAAGGAGTTCTGGGCAGATGTACGGATACCGGGCGAAAAGAGCTCGTTGAATATTGAGTTGGAAAAAGCACTTCGTCTTGCCGATTTTATCGAAATAGGCGAACTTATGGCTCACGATGCGTTAGACAGAGAAGAATCCTGCGGAGGACATTTCCGTTTGGAACATCAGACAGAAGAAGGGGAAGCCTTACGTCACGACGACCGGTTCTCCTATGTTTCCTGTTGGGAATATCAGGGCGAAGAAAAAGCTCCCGTTATGTACAAAGAACCTCTCGACTATGAATTTATCGTGAGACAACAACGCAATTATAAGTCGTAA
- a CDS encoding succinate dehydrogenase cytochrome b subunit, with protein sequence MSWLIKSSIGRKLIMSISGLFLVLFLMFHSLMNFVVILSADAYNTIASLLGANWYALIATGILALGFIIHIIYASILTLQNQKARGSNKYAVSQPQKNVSWASKNMFVLGTIILGFLVLHLIHFWSKMQLVELMHGHNYAAAGYHDPTDGAYFIRELFTQPLYSIVYIVWLVALWYHLTHGFWSAMQTLGWNNQIWLPRLKKISYVVATVICLLFISVPVYYLLGFGA encoded by the coding sequence ATGAGCTGGCTAATTAAATCTTCTATTGGACGGAAGCTGATTATGAGTATTTCCGGTTTGTTTCTCGTCCTGTTTTTGATGTTTCACAGTTTGATGAATTTCGTAGTTATCCTTTCGGCCGATGCATACAACACCATTGCATCATTGCTGGGAGCTAACTGGTACGCACTTATTGCAACTGGAATTCTGGCGTTGGGTTTTATTATCCACATTATCTATGCGTCCATCTTAACGCTTCAGAACCAGAAAGCGAGAGGATCAAACAAATACGCTGTTTCACAACCGCAAAAAAATGTCTCGTGGGCATCGAAAAACATGTTCGTTCTGGGTACAATCATCCTGGGATTTTTGGTGCTTCACTTAATCCATTTCTGGTCTAAAATGCAATTGGTAGAGTTGATGCACGGGCACAACTATGCTGCTGCAGGCTACCACGATCCGACGGATGGTGCTTATTTTATCCGTGAACTGTTCACTCAACCTCTTTACAGTATTGTATATATCGTATGGCTTGTTGCGCTATGGTACCACCTCACTCACGGCTTCTGGAGTGCCATGCAAACCCTGGGGTGGAACAACCAGATCTGGCTGCCCCGTCTGAAGAAAATATCCTATGTGGTTGCAACCGTTATTTGCCTGTTGTTCATTTCAGTTCCGGTTTATTATCTGCTTGGCTTTGGCGCCTAA